One genomic window of Lagenorhynchus albirostris chromosome 17, mLagAlb1.1, whole genome shotgun sequence includes the following:
- the PLEKHF2 gene encoding pleckstrin homology domain-containing family F member 2 has translation MVDRLANSEANTRRINIVENCFGAAGQPLTIPGRVLIGEGVLTKLCRKKPKARQFFLFNDILVYGNIVIQKKKYNKQHIIPLENVTIDSIKDEGDLRNGWLIKTPTKSFAVYAATATEKSEWMNHINKCVTDLLSKSGKTPSNEHAAVWVPDSEATVCMRCQKAKFTPVNRRHHCRKCGFVVCGPCSEKRFLLPSQSSKPVRICDFCYDLLSTGDMATCQPTRSDSYSQSLKSTLNDVSDDDDDDDSSD, from the coding sequence ATGGTGGATCGCTTGGCAAACAGTGAAGCAAATACTAGACGTATAAATATAGTAGAAAACTGTTTTGGAGCAGCTGGTCAACCCTTAACTATACCTGGACGGGTTCTTATTGGAGAAGGAGTATTGACTAAGTTGTGCAGAAAAAAGCCTAAAGCAAGgcagtttttcttatttaatgatATTCTTGTATATGGCAATATTGTCatccagaagaaaaaatataacaaacaacATATTATTCCCCTGGAAAATGTCACAATTGATTCTATCAAAGATGAGGGAGACTTGAGGAATGGATGGCTGATCAAGACACCAACTAAATCGTTTGCAGTTTATGCTGCCACTGCCACTGAGAAATCAGAATGGATGAATCACATAAATAAATGTGTTACTGATTTACTCTCCAAAAGTGGGAAGACACCCAGTAATGAACATGCTGCTGTCTGGGTTCCTGACTCTGAGGCAACTGTATGTATGCGTTGTCAGAAAGCAAAATTCACACCTGTTAATCGTCGTCACCACTGCCGCAAATGTGGTTTTGTTGTCTGTGGGCCCTGCTCTGAAAAGAGATTTCTTCTTCCCAGCCAGTCCTCTAAGCCTGTGAGGATTTGTGACTTCTGCTATGACCTGCTTTCTACTGGGGACATGGCCACGTGCCAGCCTACTAGATCGGACTCTTATAGTCAGTCATTGAAGTCTACTTTAAATGATGTATCTgacgatgatgacgatgatgatagCAGTGACTAA